The Quercus lobata isolate SW786 chromosome 4, ValleyOak3.0 Primary Assembly, whole genome shotgun sequence genome segment aacataattttttggcgcattctctctctcatggtaagttttctcactttttctctcttctctttactttttctctcctcacacccTCACTGTCACTAACTCTAGTCTCTCCTCTTCccataaatctctctctctgtctctcttctctcttttctccatgtttctcttcctctctgtAACACAATTctttgattagattttttttttccttcattgaTCAGTCAATAGCTCCGACTTGCAAAGGAGAACAAATTTGTAGTGGTAATTGTTTCATTCCTCTTTACCAAAATCTCAATTCtttactttgaatttcaagcttgattttcttttttctctaagaaattttcggtttgatggattccaggaaaaagttacttctttttcgtacataaagtgcaaacaaataaaaaataaaataaaaagaagaagaagaagaaagaaagaatgaagtaaaagatgaaaattttaaacatggTACCTATATTGCtttaaattgcttttacatgggacaatctttaccgtggactaataatattgttatatataatgaatgataattgtttaggagaattgcatttgttggtaaatatttttttgttggcaGATACTATGCAGGGATGATATATTATACAgtacattatgtaaatacataatttagaaTAATATTGGAGACTTGTGGTTGATCATAGTAGACAATTAGTATACCAACAAAAAGAGtagacaattaaaagttattgttatttatacttattgaaaatgtattcccctgtaaaaaatgattgatatatatatatatgtgtgtgtgtgtgtgtgtgtgtgtgtgtgtgtgtgtacgtacgttattgtctatatatatgagtaagatgagtggtagagatcatgaaaattttacaactaattaattttgattgtatctattgttagaattttagtatgaaaaccaaattcattcttggttttttatttatgatgattacattagttagtttacataatagacatgttttaaattataaaagaaatattttttaaaaaattgcataccaaacactagaaaacattctcaagctcattttcaaggtcgttactaaacactggaaaatgagacaattttctagaaaatgctctttggaaaatgagcaattttccagaaaatgttaatgctgaaacaaacagagtgtaagggaaaaaaaacaaaaaaacaaaaacgaaaTATTTTAAGCACTGTACAGGTCCCTTCCTTGCTTTCTTTTCCACATTAGAGATGCACAGAGTAGGGGCAATGAGTATATGCCTTATGGTTTGATGTGTTGAACAGTTTtgttacaatctaaaaaagaTTATATGCTGACTAAGAGCTTTGTAGTTAAATTGACATCTCcccatgttgtaattatctctaatatatatatatatatatatatttataagtaTAAAGGGAAACAAAACATATTTATCAATATAAATGCCATCCTATTTGAAAGTAGCTCTTGTGATTTAGCATGAAGCAAAATAAAAGTgacaacaataaaatttttgtcaATAGTTGATCTAAAAAGGCTTTAGAAATGTTTCATTGACCAGGAATGAGAATGCAACTAGAATACACAAGAATGTTATTGgcatatatataatttccttAGCAAAAGGAATGGAAAATATCTTCAAAGTTATTGGAATGactaaattgaaaatatatttgaagttaaagactgaaatgaaagaaagaaaaaacttaaatgaTTGATTTGAAAATAAGTTTAAGTTGGAGGATGTAATTTGGAGCTTAAACTTGAATAAATATgtgttatataaaaatattctttcttgaattttcttgatTATTGCATGGGATACTAAAGAGTAGATAACTAGATATGTAATTATagacaatttaaatttaaaaatttaatttatttgaggAAAAAGCAATGGATGACATAAAATTGATCATGTTAACATGATTGCTACAAGTTTGATTATTGTCACATGTTCAGTTTGTAATTCTGTAATTtacatcaaataatttttatataatccAAAATTTCAAGACCATAATTAGGGTCGGCTCAACAACTTTTGGGACCTTAGGCGAAAATTTTAAATGGggcatttttataattaaatattaatcaaatgatatatatattgaatttttttatttaaaatctatttttcttactttttgagatgcaaaattactagttaagtttttgtatttaagttcctctaacatttctttttcaattgataatatagttAATCCACTTAATATTTCTTGTGACATAGTAGAACTTGGTTATTACAATTTTTCTAAAACCGTGACCACTTCAAAGTTTAAACctgtacaaataaaaattaatttaatacaagatttaataaattagtgtcattataatacaaataatttgatatgaGATGACAgataaaaaatagtataataattattaataataatttagtataataatttataataatagataaagtgtcagataaaaaaaaagtgcgGGAAGCTGACCAGCCTGTACAGCTGTACTCCACTACTCCTAAGTCCTATCATCCTCTGCCTATGGctaagttttaaagaaaaaacgtGTCCTACACTCCTACTCCTATCAATTATCATGGCAGAGAAGGGTACAAAGAGGGCAAAAAAGCTATcatagcaaaaaaagaaaaaccatgtCACATCCCATCAAACAATTGTACAGTAAAATGGTGAAACAAACTAAAAATGTATATAACTTAAGTTAAATAAATGGAAGACTCTTGAGTCTTCATTTTCGGAAAGACAAAgttacaaagagaaagaggggaagaagtgaagaagaatACCTCTGGTGACTGTTGACTGGTAGACTGGTACACtagaatcaacaaagaaaaattttaagttagACTAATTGATTGagtttatggaaaaatatcaAGAATGAAGAATCAAGatgaagatgagaaaaagaaaggtaagaCCGTAAGAATATAGATGGAGAggcagagagatagagagatgagaggtttttcttttgtttttgaaatttataacctctatttttaacatttttcaagATAATTACGttgtattattaatgaatttgtctagttttaattttgattttagtatattttaagAATGAGTTAATAAACTTGTCTcctcaaatttaattttgtcaactgaagtttactatttttattttttcctttttaatcttttgcatTTTAGATACTATGGGttctttttaatacattttattgactaataaaagtgtttaaaatttttttaattaaaatatatagataaatatattttatatatataatttttttttacaagtggaGGCTTCTTTTATTTGGGACCTTAGGCGATTGTACCAATTGTATCACCTATTGAGCCGACCCTGACTATAGCTTTCTAAGTCTTTGGAAGTTTCAAACAATGATCAAAGATTTAGTGAGACATTAACAAGATTAAAGTCTTCTAACAGTGTTACTCGTTTGCATGGTTGAAGGGATCTGGTATATCAATGATTTTAAAACAAGTTGTGATCATTTTCTCCAAACATACAAATTTTAAGAGATAGAGCTACTAATTAAATGTTTCTTAAATATTGCTTTGGAAGATTCCTAAATGCCACCACCCCCACAACAAAAAACATGTAtgtataaataataagaaatgaGAACTAAGCAATGCttagaaatttcaaaacctTCTTATCTTGAGTTCTTGACTGCTAAATGTCTAGCCCTATTGTCATAAGTTAATTATTTCCATGATGGTCCTAAATGCTAAATAGGTAGAGACAAAACTTAAAAGAATGAGCAAATTGAAATCTAAAGttgataaaattattattattatttttaataaacagTAGCTATTATGATAAATAGTAGATATAGCTAACCCGAATAAACCTGATTTTTTTCATTGTCAgagttactttttatttatttatttttttaataaaaagctACTTTTTATAAATCAATGAATCCATCGAATAATTCTATGAATAATattagagatacaaattattttacaaaaatttttaccAACGACTGATgtgatgagtgattattgataaataaaaaagtaatattaataatggacctagataaaaactaataagaaattgaccacattaatattttataaaaatattataaaatagtttctAACAGAAATATTAGTCTAACTCCATAGTCCAACAACTCTACACTGTACGCTAGGGACCCACAGCCACAAGACCTTAATTTTAGCCCGCAAGACCATAGATATTAAAGAGTGTGACCCACAAGACCTTTAAATTTCCAAGTCATTGGCCCAACCCATAAAATAAAGCTAAGTCGAGGGATTAGAGTTGTCTACATTTGCCTGATTTGATAAACGTAGTTATGGTCTCTCGCCTATAAATATATGTCTCTCTGCCACCTCATTTCCTAAAAGAACACCCAAAATATCTCTTATCATTCCTTCTGAATATGATTTCTAAAACCACCTAGAGCAAATATGGAGCGGGTATTACTCTTACTCATTTGCTTCCTCTTGCTTTCTCAACCTAATAATtgttcctcttctctctcttttaattcaTCAACGCCTCTTTGCCATTCACACCAATCCTCTGCTTTGCTCCATTTCAGAAACTCTTTTTCTGTTCGCGATTCTGATGGTTATTGTGAATATTATTCTCATCCTCCGAAGAATTCGTGGAAAATGGGTACAGATTGTTGTGGGTGGGATGGGGTCATCTGTGATACGATGACAGGTCATGTCATTGCTGTCGACCTCAGTTGCAGTCGGCTTGAAGGTCCCATCCATCCCAATTCCACCCTTTTCTCTCTTCGCCATCTCCAGCGGCTCAACCTTGCTCACAACTATTTCAATATCTCCGCAATTTCATCTAAGTTTGGTGGCTTTGCAAACATGACGCATCTCAACCTCACTGGGTCCTTCTTTGCTGGTGATGTCCCTTCTGAAATCTCCCACTTATCCAAATTGGTTTCACTTGATCTCTCTGAGAATTATGGCATGAGAATAGAAATGCCTAGTTTGAAAAGGCTTGTTCAAAACCTAACCCATATAACTGAACTTTTTTTGGATTATGTTAACATGTCTTCTGTTTCACCTAATTCTTTCATGAATTTGTCTTCCTCTTTGACATCTCTTACTCTTCGTTATTGTGGATTGAAAGGGAGATTCCCAGATAATATATTACACCTTCCAAACCTCCAGCTGCTCTATGTAGGTTACAACTACAATCTCACCGGTTCCCTTCCAACGAATAACTGGAGTACTCCACTCAGGTCCTTGGAGCTCTCTGGAATCGAATTCCCAATCCACTTACCTAATTTAATAAGCAATCTCAAGTCCTTAAAAGAATTGTACCTCAGAGAATGCAATTTCATAGGATCATATCCAACATTTCTTCCTAATCTCACACAAATCACTTCTTTGGACCTCTCATATAATAACTTTGGTGGTCAGTTTCCATGGTCCCTCCTAAACTTTGAAGTTCTTACTGACTTAGATCTCTCATACAACAATTTCATAGGGCAGCTTCTGACAAACTTTCCCCaaattttctcttcaaataatTCTTCTAATAGTCAACTAGTCAACAAGATTCCTTCCAATCTAGAATCTCTCTTCTTATCTGGTAACTTATTGAATGGGACAATACCATCTTGGGTGTATACAATACCATCTTTGCGTTACTTATTTCTTGATTATAACCAATTCATTGGGCATATTGGCGATTTCCAGCATAACTCATTGGTTGGTCTTAGGTTGAATAATAACAACCTAAGTGGTCCCCTTCCATTGTCAATCTCTAAATTGGTGAGCCTTCGTGTTCTATTTGTCTCCTTCAATAATTTAAGTGGCAATGTGGAGTCAAAAATATTCTTTAAGCTCAAAAATCTTCAATCTCTTGGAATGTCAAATAATCCTCTCCTGTCACTAAGCTCCTTCACCTTTGCCACCAATATCTTACCCAAAATTGTTTCATTACAGTTGTCTTCTTCCAACATAACTGAAATTCCACACTTTGTACAAACTGCAGAATATATTGAACGCTTAGACCTTTCCAACAACCAAATCAAAGGCAATATTCCAAAGTGGTTTTTGGAGGTGGGGAAGGATTCATTGTTTTACTTGAATCTTTCATACAACTCATTGACAAGTGTAGGACACCTTTTGTGGAAGAACTTGGGATATCTTGATTTTCATTCTAACTCGCTTCAAGGACCACTTCCAGTACCTCCACTAGGCATATATTTCTTTTCAGTCTCCAGGAATAATATAACTGGACAAATCTCTTCCTCATTTTGCAATCTTAGTTCTATTGAGTACCTTGATTTGTCTTATAATCACTTGAGTAACATGATTCCTCCATGTTTTCAAAACTTTAGTGACAATCTCATAGATCTGGATTTACAAAATAACAGTCTTAATGGCACCCTCCCAATGAAATTTGCAAAGGAATGTCACTTGAGAAGTCTTAAACTCAATGGCAACCATTTTGAAGGGTCATTGCCACAATCATTGGTCTCTTGTAGAAAGTTGGAAGTTCTAGATTTTGGTAACAACAAGATTAATAGCACTTTCCCTCTTTGGTTGGAAACTCTTCCAGAGTTGCGGGTTCTTATCTTGCGATCAAACTACTTTCATGGTGCCTTAGGCAATCCTAAGACCAAATTCCCATTCCCAAATTTGCGAATCATAGATCTCTCTCAAAATGAGTTCCA includes the following:
- the LOC115983181 gene encoding receptor-like protein 6 — translated: MERVLLLLICFLLLSQPNNCSSSLSFNSSTPLCHSHQSSALLHFRNSFSVRDSDGYCEYYSHPPKNSWKMGTDCCGWDGVICDTMTGHVIAVDLSCSRLEGPIHPNSTLFSLRHLQRLNLAHNYFNISAISSKFGGFANMTHLNLTGSFFAGDVPSEISHLSKLVSLDLSENYGMRIEMPSLKRLVQNLTHITELFLDYVNMSSVSPNSFMNLSSSLTSLTLRYCGLKGRFPDNILHLPNLQLLYVGYNYNLTGSLPTNNWSTPLRSLELSGIEFPIHLPNLISNLKSLKELYLRECNFIGSYPTFLPNLTQITSLDLSYNNFGGQFPWSLLNFEVLTDLDLSYNNFIGQLLTNFPQIFSSNNSSNSQLVNKIPSNLESLFLSGNLLNGTIPSWVYTIPSLRYLFLDYNQFIGHIGDFQHNSLVGLRLNNNNLSGPLPLSISKLVSLRVLFVSFNNLSGNVESKIFFKLKNLQSLGMSNNPLLSLSSFTFATNILPKIVSLQLSSSNITEIPHFVQTAEYIERLDLSNNQIKGNIPKWFLEVGKDSLFYLNLSYNSLTSVGHLLWKNLGYLDFHSNSLQGPLPVPPLGIYFFSVSRNNITGQISSSFCNLSSIEYLDLSYNHLSNMIPPCFQNFSDNLIDLDLQNNSLNGTLPMKFAKECHLRSLKLNGNHFEGSLPQSLVSCRKLEVLDFGNNKINSTFPLWLETLPELRVLILRSNYFHGALGNPKTKFPFPNLRIIDLSQNEFHGHLPTNLFNYLKAMVNASVNKGKLKYMGDDYYQDSVTVAMKGFFIELVKIQSLFITIDFSNNNFKGEIPKAIGELRSLKGLNFSHNNLSGHVPPSLGNLTNLEWLDLSSNKLTGEIPIQLVDITSLASLNLSKNYLSGQIPQGKQFNTFTNDSFNGNWGLCGFPMTKACGNGEGPPPPPPPFKKMISNLKMGFIGKLYYWGMAVDSCLDWFWVILCSQVENRNGY